One window from the genome of Hydractinia symbiolongicarpus strain clone_291-10 chromosome 1, HSymV2.1, whole genome shotgun sequence encodes:
- the LOC130635922 gene encoding ubiquinone biosynthesis O-methyltransferase-like, which produces MENSTRQHVVSEEDKKFILDYLERLYSVNTETMPKFYVDFASMYDKANAILKYEPFKGLAKDLAVFFEHKNLENKKILDVGCGNGNLGKSLVEEGFKNIDGLDISDKFLEMAKETKCYGKLFKALLTGNPTPGIEDNSYDVAMSTGCYIACHLSMDTIFELARIVKPGGYIHYTVSDPNDKMDFMYWQGKLMKEKKAELIYMKKEPYRLDPRNNFERVYCYYVMFKVL; this is translated from the exons ATGGAAAACAGCACAAGGCAACACGTTGTCAGTGAGGAAGACAAGAAGTTTATTTTGGATTACTTGGAGAGACTATATTCCGTAAATACAGAAACTATGCCAAAATTTTATGTTGATTTTGCTTCTATGTATGATAAAGCCAACGCTATTCTTAAGTACGAGCCCTTCAAAGGGCTTGCAAAAGACTTGGCTGTGTTCTTCGAgcataaaaatttagagaacaaGAAGATTTTGGATGTGGGATGTGGCAATGGAAATCTTGGAAAGTCTCTTGTTGAAGaaggatttaaaaatattgatggTTTAGACATATCGGACAAGTTTCTAGAGATGgctaaagaaacaaaatgttatGGTAAACTATTTAAAG CACTGTTAACAGGTAATCCAACCCCAGGCATCGAAGACAATTCATATGACGTAGCTATGTCTACTGGATGTTACATCGCTTGTCACCTTTCAATGGATACCATATTTGAGCTTGCACGTATAGTGAAGCCCGGTGGTTACATACATTATACAGTTTCTGATCCAAacgacaaaatggattttatgtaTTGGCAAGGTAAGTTGATGAAGGAAAAGAAGGCAGAGTTAATCTACATGAAGAAGGAGCCGTATAGATTAGATCCAAGGAACAACTTTGAGAGAGTCTATTGTTACTACGTCATGTTCAAAGTATTATAA